In a single window of the Nicotiana tomentosiformis chromosome 8, ASM39032v3, whole genome shotgun sequence genome:
- the LOC138897696 gene encoding uncharacterized protein produces the protein MSYEVYTDHRSLHYLFEQKDLNLRQWRWLELLKDYDITILYYTGKENVGWICAPNFDDLRELIIEEDYSSHYSIHPSVMEMYRDMKQHYWWRRMYNDIVGHVSWYLNYQQVKYENQITGGLLQNIDIPEKKWSELL, from the exons ATGTCttatgaggtttacactgatcatcgaagTCTTCATTATTTGTTCGAGCAAAAGGActtaaatttgaggcagtggaggtggttggagttgttaaaggattatgatatcactatcttgtattaTACAGGGAAGGAAAATGTG GGTTGGATTTGTGctcctaattttgatgacttgaGAGAGTTGATTATTGAGGAGGATTATAGTTCAcattattctattcatccaagtgttATGGAGATGTATCGTGATatgaagcaacattattggtggagaaggatgtaTAATGACATTGTTGGACATGTTTCATGGTATTTGAACTAtcaacaggttaagtatgagaaTCAGATaacgggtggtttgcttcagaataTTGATATACCGGAGAAGAAATGGAGCGAATTACTATAG